The following coding sequences are from one Candidatus Eisenbacteria bacterium window:
- a CDS encoding response regulator — MKRILIVEDERATGHLLDKVLKDTGYETSLVTDGESALTELRRGAFDLMLLDIWMPIMSGLEVLAAMRAENLGTKAIVMTSDGTPETVLRAVREQAYHYMSKPVKPSELLDLVRDTLAAKPIPPVEVISARPDWVELILPCQLEAADRIHGLLAKLVVDLPEEVRDNIGYVFSEMLRNAVEWGGGLDPNRKVRVTYVRARRMLLYRIADPGPGFKVEELAHAAVSYPIEEVGESARVRAEMGLRPGGFGILTARALVDELIYNEAHNEVLFVKYLD; from the coding sequence TCGTGGAAGACGAGCGGGCCACGGGCCACCTTCTGGACAAGGTTCTGAAGGACACCGGATACGAGACATCTCTCGTGACCGACGGTGAGTCAGCGCTCACGGAGCTCCGCCGCGGGGCCTTCGACCTGATGCTGCTCGATATCTGGATGCCGATCATGAGCGGGCTCGAAGTCCTGGCCGCGATGCGTGCCGAGAATCTCGGCACCAAGGCCATTGTCATGACCTCGGACGGCACGCCCGAGACGGTCCTGCGGGCGGTGCGCGAGCAGGCGTATCACTACATGAGCAAGCCGGTAAAGCCCTCAGAGCTGCTCGACCTGGTCCGCGACACGCTCGCGGCCAAGCCCATCCCGCCGGTCGAGGTGATCTCGGCGCGTCCCGACTGGGTCGAGCTGATCCTTCCGTGTCAGCTGGAAGCCGCGGACCGCATCCACGGGCTCCTGGCCAAGCTGGTGGTGGACCTGCCCGAGGAGGTGCGCGACAACATCGGCTACGTATTCAGCGAGATGCTGCGCAACGCGGTCGAATGGGGCGGAGGACTCGACCCCAACCGCAAGGTGCGCGTCACCTACGTGCGCGCGCGTCGCATGCTGCTCTACCGCATCGCGGATCCGGGTCCTGGCTTCAAGGTGGAGGAGCTCGCGCATGCGGCGGTGAGCTATCCCATCGAAGAGGTCGGCGAGAGTGCCCGGGTTCGCGCCGAGATGGGGCTGCGTCCGGGCGGATTCGGCATCCTCACGGCACGCGCGCTGGTCGACGAGCTGATCTACAACGAGGCGCACAACGAGGTCCTGTTCGTGAAGTACCTGGACTAG